Proteins encoded by one window of Azospirillum brasilense:
- a CDS encoding DUF882 domain-containing protein, translated as MLLGNDDRAAPMNGRETGRRGFLTFAAATLTALAVPVLVPAAPALAAPLAGGARRLALHNINTNEQFSGVYWADGAYRPDALKKLDVLLRDHRAKQVGRYDPRLFDVLARLHQTLDSDEPFQVICGYRSRRTNAMARRRSRGVAKESYHTRGMAIDVMLPDVELKAIAAAARGMEAGGVGYYPRSGFVHIDTGPVRTW; from the coding sequence ATGCTTTTGGGGAATGACGACCGTGCCGCGCCGATGAATGGGCGCGAGACCGGCCGCCGTGGGTTTCTGACCTTCGCCGCCGCGACCTTGACCGCCCTGGCCGTTCCGGTCCTGGTGCCCGCCGCACCGGCCCTTGCGGCCCCTCTCGCCGGCGGCGCGCGCCGACTGGCCCTGCACAACATAAACACCAACGAACAGTTCAGCGGCGTCTATTGGGCCGACGGCGCCTATCGCCCGGACGCGCTGAAGAAGCTGGACGTGCTGCTGCGCGATCACCGGGCCAAGCAGGTCGGCCGCTACGATCCGCGCCTGTTCGACGTGCTGGCCCGCCTGCACCAGACTCTGGACAGCGACGAGCCCTTCCAGGTCATCTGCGGCTATCGGTCGCGCCGCACCAACGCCATGGCGCGCCGCCGCTCGCGCGGGGTGGCGAAGGAAAGCTACCACACCCGCGGCATGGCCATCGACGTGATGCTGCCGGATGTCGAACTGAAGGCCATCGCCGCCGCGGCCCGCGGCATGGAGGCCGGCGGCGTTGGTTATTACCCGCGCAGCGGTTTCGTGCACATCGACACCGGGCCGGTCCGCACCTGGTGA
- a CDS encoding L,D-transpeptidase family protein, with protein MHASQTLTDQRRRPATVLAALTLALSVIAGTATTPATAEAAAYRDTLTGWADRLDAAATLLEAEPERPVTRIGSGPLLKKGSAGERVERLTQRLAELGFLDRLRQGDLFDEEVDTAVRAFQFSQRMKVDGLVGGGTRVALDRSPQEAAAQLRRSALSMRAFRDTAPDTVILVNLPSQTTTLVRDGEEALTMRSIVGRPSRETPLLQDQITHVIVNPTWTVPPTVLKEDKLPLLRAKGTPGIANAVVYLDGAPVEPAVVDWRNVSPRRVRIVQQPGDHNALGRYRFNMTNPYNIYLHGTNEPRLFDREIRTVSSGCVRLEDARGMAEALLANEHVSTARLDRMLDRQEPQWIKLTQPVPVRFVYWTATVDDRDAVRLHPDIYDLNEDIAPTSAPEPAGPTSADPMPPAQRA; from the coding sequence ATGCACGCATCCCAGACGCTTACCGACCAACGACGCCGCCCGGCGACGGTCCTGGCCGCGCTGACGCTGGCGCTGTCCGTGATCGCCGGCACGGCCACCACCCCGGCCACCGCCGAAGCCGCCGCCTACCGCGACACGCTGACCGGCTGGGCCGACCGCCTGGACGCCGCCGCCACGCTGCTGGAGGCGGAGCCGGAGCGCCCGGTCACCCGCATCGGGTCCGGGCCGCTTTTGAAGAAAGGCAGCGCCGGCGAGCGCGTGGAGCGGCTGACCCAGCGCCTGGCCGAACTGGGTTTCCTCGACCGGCTGCGCCAGGGCGATCTGTTCGACGAGGAGGTGGACACCGCGGTGCGCGCCTTTCAGTTCAGCCAGCGGATGAAGGTGGACGGGCTGGTCGGCGGCGGAACGCGGGTGGCGCTGGACCGCAGCCCGCAGGAGGCGGCGGCCCAGCTGCGGCGCAGCGCGCTGTCCATGCGCGCCTTCCGCGACACCGCGCCGGACACCGTGATCCTGGTGAACCTGCCCAGCCAGACCACCACGCTGGTCCGCGACGGGGAGGAGGCGCTGACCATGCGCTCGATCGTCGGACGCCCGTCGCGCGAGACGCCGCTGCTCCAGGACCAGATCACCCACGTCATCGTCAACCCGACCTGGACCGTGCCGCCCACCGTGCTGAAGGAGGACAAGCTGCCCCTGCTGCGGGCCAAGGGCACGCCGGGCATCGCCAACGCGGTGGTCTATCTGGACGGCGCCCCGGTGGAGCCGGCCGTCGTGGACTGGCGCAACGTCTCGCCGCGCCGGGTGCGGATCGTCCAGCAGCCGGGCGACCACAACGCGCTGGGCCGGTACCGCTTCAACATGACCAACCCCTACAACATCTACCTGCACGGCACCAACGAGCCGCGGCTGTTCGATCGGGAGATCCGCACCGTCAGCTCCGGTTGCGTCCGCCTGGAGGACGCGCGCGGCATGGCCGAGGCGCTTCTGGCGAACGAGCATGTGTCCACGGCGCGGCTCGACCGCATGCTGGACCGTCAGGAACCCCAATGGATCAAGCTGACCCAGCCGGTGCCGGTGCGCTTCGTCTATTGGACCGCGACGGTGGACGACCGCGACGCCGTCCGGCTGCACCCGGATATCTACGACCTGAACGAGGACATCGCCCCCACGTCGGCGCCGGAGCCGGCCGGCCCAACCTCGGCCGACCCGATGCCCCCGGCCCAGAGAGCCTGA
- a CDS encoding HPF/RaiA family ribosome-associated protein, with translation MDTNLEIAFHNMDSQPELEAYIRERAEKTEKLFDRLVGIRVAVEAQHRQHKTGNVFDVHIELMVPGQDIVVSRKPNKAKERYANPDARTSIRDAFEAAERQLKEYKDKMRRDVKVHDPEQPGRVSQLNPTEDHGFITTNTGTQLYFHRNSCLNVDMDQLRTGDPVKYVEATGDTGPTASKVWRASGSDTELRAT, from the coding sequence ATGGACACGAACCTGGAAATCGCCTTCCACAACATGGATTCCCAGCCGGAACTGGAGGCCTACATCCGCGAACGGGCGGAGAAGACGGAAAAGCTGTTCGACCGGCTGGTCGGGATCCGCGTCGCCGTGGAAGCCCAGCACCGCCAGCACAAGACCGGCAACGTCTTCGACGTCCACATCGAGCTGATGGTGCCGGGCCAGGACATCGTGGTCAGCCGCAAGCCGAACAAGGCGAAGGAGCGCTATGCCAACCCCGACGCCCGGACCTCGATCCGCGACGCCTTCGAAGCCGCGGAGCGGCAGTTGAAGGAATACAAGGACAAGATGCGCCGCGATGTGAAGGTCCATGATCCGGAACAGCCGGGCCGGGTCTCGCAGCTCAACCCGACCGAGGACCACGGCTTCATCACCACCAACACCGGGACGCAGCTCTACTTCCACCGGAACAGCTGTCTGAACGTCGATATGGACCAGCTCCGGACCGGCGACCCGGTGAAGTATGTGGAGGCAACGGGCGATACCGGCCCGACCGCCTCCAAGGTGTGGCGGGCCTCCGGCTCCGACACCGAATTGCGGGCCACCTGA
- a CDS encoding DUF2934 domain-containing protein, with protein MADDLEGRIRARAHQIWEREGRPEDRAEDHWKLASEEIAIEDNYRDTLRPNPARGPDDTAERTEPVEPVLSMESQGEMPGLADQGEEFRIPGQARDS; from the coding sequence ATGGCGGATGATTTGGAAGGCCGGATCAGAGCGCGCGCTCACCAGATCTGGGAGCGTGAAGGCCGTCCGGAGGATCGCGCCGAAGACCATTGGAAACTGGCGAGCGAGGAAATCGCCATCGAGGACAATTACCGGGACACCTTGCGTCCGAATCCGGCGCGCGGTCCCGACGACACCGCGGAGCGGACCGAACCGGTCGAACCCGTGCTGAGCATGGAAAGCCAGGGCGAGATGCCGGGCCTCGCCGACCAGGGAGAGGAGTTCCGCATCCCCGGGCAAGCCCGCGACTCCTGA
- a CDS encoding polysaccharide deacetylase family protein — MNRPEHGRPLTSSLLTGMRRFRSSLFALPLAAGMLLALPDTAARAADGPPLLQLGLFQREGDAWWAWDSLRRRSPDLADGLSPAVVPLDARRQGEGVALRATAPVGLDVTALCRRMLGAGFGCLVLDAPPPAPSLSAPPQALPQAPETRPPADSAQLAPPRPAGDGKADVAITYPPEAARTMAAIEKSGRRKGRLGAVIPDTALDVMPATLKEEGWNLCALTFDDGPHRVVTRQILDVLNREKIPATYFPVASVAENQGEVIRDFIAAGHEIGNHSLTHADLRAMDPEAQRHEIAEANRILRGFGANPVLFRPPYGRYTPDLLAIAREESMSPVLWTVDTRDWQVRDPDRIVQHVKTEAGTGSVLLLHSTYPSTLNALPRVIAAMRAKGCEFVTLSEWIERMHQIATPATAMAPTLVNAGVNAGAKAGVKAGDAALRTAN; from the coding sequence GTGAACCGGCCTGAACACGGACGCCCCCTCACGTCCTCCCTCCTCACGGGCATGCGCCGCTTCCGTTCCTCCCTGTTCGCGCTGCCGTTGGCCGCGGGGATGCTGCTCGCCCTTCCGGACACCGCCGCCCGCGCGGCGGATGGACCGCCGCTGCTGCAACTCGGCCTTTTCCAAAGGGAAGGGGATGCCTGGTGGGCGTGGGACAGCCTGCGCCGCCGCTCGCCCGATCTGGCCGACGGACTCAGCCCGGCGGTCGTTCCGCTCGACGCGCGGCGCCAGGGCGAAGGCGTCGCCCTGCGGGCCACCGCCCCGGTGGGGTTGGACGTGACGGCGCTGTGCCGCCGCATGCTCGGCGCCGGCTTCGGCTGCCTCGTCCTCGACGCGCCTCCGCCGGCCCCTTCCCTGTCGGCACCGCCTCAGGCATTGCCCCAGGCACCAGAGACCAGGCCGCCCGCCGACAGCGCTCAACTCGCCCCGCCCCGCCCCGCCGGGGATGGCAAGGCGGACGTCGCGATCACCTACCCGCCGGAAGCCGCCCGGACCATGGCCGCCATCGAGAAGTCCGGGCGCCGCAAGGGCCGGCTGGGCGCGGTGATCCCCGACACGGCGCTCGACGTCATGCCGGCGACGCTGAAGGAGGAGGGCTGGAACCTCTGCGCCCTCACCTTCGATGATGGGCCGCACCGGGTGGTCACCCGCCAGATCCTGGACGTGCTGAATCGCGAGAAGATCCCCGCGACCTATTTTCCGGTCGCCAGCGTCGCCGAGAACCAGGGCGAGGTGATCCGCGACTTCATCGCCGCCGGCCATGAGATCGGCAACCACAGCCTGACCCACGCCGACCTGCGCGCCATGGACCCCGAGGCGCAGCGCCACGAGATCGCCGAGGCCAACCGCATCCTGCGCGGCTTTGGCGCCAACCCGGTGCTGTTCCGCCCGCCCTACGGGCGCTACACGCCGGATCTGCTGGCCATCGCCCGTGAGGAGAGCATGAGCCCGGTGCTGTGGACCGTGGACACCCGCGACTGGCAGGTCCGCGACCCCGACCGCATCGTCCAACATGTCAAGACCGAGGCGGGGACCGGAAGCGTGCTGCTGCTGCACTCCACCTACCCGTCCACCCTCAACGCCCTGCCCCGCGTGATCGCCGCGATGCGTGCGAAAGGCTGCGAGTTCGTCACCCTGTCGGAATGGATCGAGCGGATGCACCAGATCGCCACGCCGGCCACGGCCATGGCCCCGACCCTGGTGAACGCTGGGGTGAACGCTGGCGCGAAGGCTGGGGTGAAAGCCGGCGACGCGGCTCTGCGCACCGCGAACTGA
- a CDS encoding PAS domain-containing sensor histidine kinase, translated as MLALLSKAKHPAVDWDALSRRILEESAQACWVVDGELVTVAVNPALCALLGYRAGELIGTHLLTYVAEESRSVLERQAAIRDLTAHRSYDVTLIRSDGMPLRVIFNDSRLDGGEVGTAPGFCIFVTDITRRSEEETQRALRVDQLADAVARMNRFLGQICQELKDPLSAILGATQMISSDAALPEPVGAAGQGSAQLGAYAALCSDAGRQMMRTIENLSLWSRLQLNQVPVDLRVYELGGLLQDVLEELEPRARSRDILIVNRIVATPVLGDLSALNTVLKHLIENAVRFSPSGSIVMLSAAPADGRVAVRVQDNGLGIPEELQPHLFRIDPHHAAPGADGEVGSGLGLLICKALVERMGGGIRIFSKPGGGTAVTVTLTQGLRAGL; from the coding sequence TCTGGAGGAGAGCGCCCAGGCCTGTTGGGTGGTGGACGGCGAACTGGTCACCGTCGCCGTCAACCCGGCGCTGTGCGCGCTGCTCGGCTACCGGGCCGGTGAGCTGATCGGAACCCACCTGCTGACCTATGTGGCCGAGGAAAGCCGAAGCGTCCTGGAGCGGCAGGCGGCCATCCGTGACCTGACCGCGCACCGCAGTTACGACGTGACCCTGATCCGCTCCGACGGGATGCCGCTGCGCGTGATTTTCAACGACTCGCGGCTGGACGGCGGCGAAGTCGGGACGGCGCCGGGTTTCTGCATCTTCGTCACCGACATCACCCGCCGCAGCGAAGAGGAGACGCAGCGCGCCCTGCGGGTGGACCAACTGGCGGACGCGGTCGCGCGGATGAACCGCTTTCTCGGGCAGATCTGCCAGGAGTTGAAGGATCCCCTGAGCGCCATTCTGGGCGCGACGCAGATGATCTCTTCCGACGCGGCGTTGCCCGAACCGGTGGGCGCCGCCGGCCAGGGAAGCGCGCAGCTGGGCGCCTACGCGGCGCTGTGCAGCGACGCCGGCCGGCAGATGATGCGGACCATCGAGAATTTGTCGCTGTGGTCACGCCTGCAGCTGAATCAGGTGCCCGTGGATCTGCGGGTTTATGAGTTGGGCGGCCTGCTCCAGGACGTGTTGGAGGAGCTGGAGCCGCGCGCCCGCTCCCGCGACATCCTGATCGTCAATCGGATCGTCGCCACCCCGGTGCTGGGCGACCTGTCCGCGCTGAACACGGTGCTGAAGCATCTGATCGAGAACGCGGTGCGCTTCTCCCCCTCGGGAAGCATCGTCATGCTGTCCGCCGCGCCGGCGGATGGTCGGGTGGCTGTGCGGGTCCAGGACAACGGGCTGGGCATTCCGGAGGAACTCCAGCCCCATCTGTTCCGCATCGATCCCCACCACGCCGCGCCCGGTGCCGACGGGGAGGTGGGAAGCGGCCTCGGCCTGCTGATCTGCAAGGCCCTGGTCGAACGCATGGGCGGCGGCATCCGCATCTTCAGCAAGCCGGGCGGCGGAACCGCGGTCACCGTGACCCTGACTCAAGGTCTCCGTGCCGGATTGTAA